The segment ATATCGATAATGAACCAAAGTTTTGGAAAGGTACGAAAGAAGTTAGAAACATTTCAAAAAATGGCAATCAAATATCAAGAGAGATTACAATTGCATTTCGTGATCAAAAATGCCTACAAGACGTAACAATTGTTCCAAAAGAGACAATTAAAGCAGTTTTCACAGAAGGGGTCATAGTAGGAGAAAAAATTCTAACATTGAAAGATATGGAAAATTCATGTGAATTAGAAGCATTATGGGATGTAAAACTTTCTGGAAAAATGGGAATGTTCACAGGCATAATAAAAAAACACATCAAAAGTGGAACTGAGCAAGCATTGCAAGCAATTAAAGAAGAAGTTGAAAATTAATGGCAGACATTTTCATAGATGTTTTTAATTTTATTTTTACAGTAATTTTAGTAGGAGTTTTTTTGGCATGGCTTTCATTATTGAGTTCTATGTATCAATCATTTACCAAAACACCATTTTTAGATATATTTGAAAATAAAAGTACAACAACCCCAAAGGTATCAGTTATTTTACCAGCAAGAAATGAAGAGGAGTTTATTTCAAAATGTTTAGAAACTCTAGGTTCACAAGATTATGAAAATTTTGAGATTATAGCAATTGATGATTCTTCAGAAGATAAAACAGGAGAGATAATTGAGAAATTTTCAAAAGAAAATTCAAAGATCATTCACGTAAGTGCAAAAGAAAAACCTGAAAAATGGATGGGAAAAAATTGGGCATGTATGGAAGGATTCAGAAAAGCTACTGGAGAGATATTGTTATTTACAGATGCAGATACAAAATTTAAAAAAAATGTAATCACATTAGCAGTATCACACCTACAATCAGAGAACCTTGATGCATTAACAGTAATTCCAAGACTTCGTTGTATTGATACAATTACAAAAATAACCTTACCAATGCTATCAACATTTCTGCATTCAAGATATTCTGCCCTAAATGTGAACAATCCAAAAAAGAAGGTAGGATATTTTTTTGGAAGTTTTTTCGTGATTAAACGAAAGGTGTACGAAGAGATCGGAACCCATGAGAAAGTTAAACAAGAAATAATTGAAGATGGTGCATTGGGCAAGATTACAAAAGAGTCAGGTTATGCATTAAAGATGGTCAGGGGCGAACACTTGATTGAAGCGTTGTATTCACGAAGTGCAAAAGAGATGTGGAATGGATTGAAACGTCTAATGGTTCCATTGTATCATCAGAGTTCTTCAACAGCGGTAGGAGTGTTTTTTGCCGTATTATTCATTTTATTTATGCCGATTCCATTATTGGGATATTCAATAATTGCATTTGAACCAAACATATCATTCACAACTTTGTTGATTTCTGCAATTATTTCAACAATAACAATTTTTTCAGCATCTATAATGGAAGCCAAAATGGGATTAAACATAAGCATAATAAATTCAACATGTGCACCTATTGGAGGAATAATTGTAGTACTTGGTTTTCTTTCAGGTATCTTGCATGCAAACAAATCTTCAGCAGTATCATGGAGAGGAAGAAAATATTCAGTCAAAGAATTTTCTCAAAACTATCTCAAAGTATGATATATTGTAGCAAAAATCAGTAAGGGTTATAGTTTAATCACACATAATTTTGTTATGGCAAATAATGGAATTGTTGTTGGAGGAGTAATTGCAACTGCAGCAATAATATTTGCAGTTTTTGTATCATTCAATTCAATTGCAGATAACGACACAGGTGAACTAATTGTTACAAATGGAAATTATGGTGAAACTGTAGGAGAAGTAACAGGAATAGAAAGAAGCTATGAGTATTCACTAATTGATATTTTTGAAAAATCTGAGGAAAGTATTGTACAAGTAAGTGTTCTAAGAGGAGAATCTGATGGAGGAATGGGTTCAGGATTTGTATATTCAGATGAAGGATATGTAATAACTAATCAACATGTGGTGCAAGATGCAAAGCGAGTGATGATCACATTTCTCGATGGAGAAGCATACATTGGAAATGTCATAGGTACTGACAGAGATTTAGATATTGCAGTTGTTAAAGTCGAACCAACCAATACATACCTACAACCAATCAAAATAGGAGATTCATCAGAACTAAAAGTTGGTGAGAAAATTGCAGCCATAGGAAATCCATTTGGATTATCCGGTTCTATGACATCAGGGATTGTAAGTCAGATGGGACGATTGTTGCCACAAGAAACAGGATATTCAATTCCAGATGTAATACAAACTGATGCCGCAATAAATCCTGGAAATTCAGGAGGACCTTTAATCAATATGAAAGGAGAAGTTGTGGGAATTAATACAGCCATACAATCAGCAACAGGGGAATTTTCAGGAATTGGATTTGCCGTTCCATCAAATACCGTGAAGAAAGTGGTTCCAGTTCTAATTCAAGATGGAGAGTTTAAGCATCCATGGATGGGAATTTCAGGAACAGATGTCGACCCAGAGCTCGCTGAAGTAAGAGGATTGAATAGTTCAAAAGGATTCTTAGTTGTATCAGTAATTGAAGGCAGCCCTGCAGAGACAGCAGGATTACTAGGAGTTACAGAAACAAAAGAGACAGATGGAAGAGAATTTGCACTAGATGGCGATATAATATTATCAATTGATGGAGAAACCGTAAGAAAGATCTCAGACATATTGGTTCACTTACAAAGAGAGAAATCTGTAGGAGATGAAATGGTTCTTTCTGTCAATAGAGGTGGGGAGATTTTAGAATTGACCATGGTTCTTGAGGAAAGACCTCAATAGCATTTCTACAAAATTAAATAGACCATACTGAATTTTTAAGCAATGAGTGAATTACAATTTGATTTTGAAATTATTCATAAAATTAACGAATTAAAGGAGATCAAAAAAGAAGGAATTCTTCAATTATTAAAAGAAGTTCCAAAAGAGACTATTTTTGATACTGCATCTAATTTGAGAAATGAGAGAAAAGGAAAAAGAATCAGCTTTTCAAAAAAGGCATTTTTCAACATAATTAATCTATGCAGAGATACGTGTTCATATTGCACATACAAGGCAGAACCAAATGATGCAAAATTATCAATGATGAATTTAGAGACAGTGAAAGGATTATCAAAACTTGCAAAGAAATACAATTGTACTGAAGCGTTATTTGTTACAGGTGAAAGACCTGAACAAAAATATTCAGAAGCAAAAAGATGGTTAAAGAATGAAGGTTTTTCATCGACAGCAGAATATTTGATTCATTGTTCCGAGATTGTACTGAATGAAGGTGTTTTTCCACATACTAATGCAGGAAATCTTACCAAAAGTGAAATGAAAGAACTTCAAAAAAGTAATGTAAGCATGGGAATAATGCTTGAAAATTCTAGTACACGATTAAGAGAAAAAGGAATGCCTCATGAAGATGCACCAAGTAAAGAACCCAAAGTAAGATTAAATGTTTTGAGAAATGCAGGAGAATTAAAAATTCCAATGACAACTGGAATTTTAGTAGGGATTGGAGAAAGCATGGAAGAATGTATTCAATCAATTTTAGATATTAAACAAATTCATGAAAAATATGGCAACATTCAAGAAATCATTTTACAAAATTTCCATCCAAAACCTGAAACATTGATGTCTAATCACAACACACCAAAAGAAGATTATTTCAAGACAGTTGTCGCATTATGCAGAATTTTGATGCCAGGCGCAAATATTCAGATTCCGCCAAATTTATCACCTAATAATTATCATGAATTTTTAACCATAGGAATTAACGATTGGGGAGGAATTTCCCCAATAACATCAGATTATGTAAACCCAGAATTTTCTTGGCCAAATATTCAAAATGTTGAAAAGAAATGTAATGACTTGGGTTTTTCCTTCAAAGCACGATTTCCAGCATATCCAGAATTTATTCCATTAGTTAATAATGAATTGAAACAAAGAATATCTTTAATTGCTGATGAAGAAAATTATGTAGAAGAGAGTTACTGGAAATGAATTTAGAAAATAAAGATGTAGACGGAATTTTGCAGTATGCAGACCCAGTAATTGCAGCTATTCTCAATAAAGCAATTTCTGGAAAAGATATTACTTCAAGAGAAGCATTAGTTCTATTTGATGCAAAAGGGATTGATTTTCAACTTGTAGGTAGAGTTGCAGATTATTTACGAAAAGAGAAGGTAGGAGATACAGTAACGTATGTTGTTAATAGAAATATCAATTTCACAAATGTATGCATAAAACAATGTGGCTTTTGTGCATTTAGTAGAGATTTTAGAGAAGAAGAAGGATATACACTACCTATTGAAGAAATTACAAGAAGAGCAAAAGAAGCATACACCTATGGAGCCACAGAAGTATGCGTCCAAGCAGGACTTCCACCAGATATGGATGCAGGGTTGTACGAGAATATTTGTAGAGAAATTAAAACTGAGGTTCCAGATATACACATACATGGATTTTCTCCAGAAGAAATTCTTTATGGTGCAACCAGATCTAAGATTTCAACAAAAGAATATCTAAGTAGATTAAAAGATGCAGGAGTAGATACGATTCCAGGAACTGCAGCAGAAATACTCAATCAAAAACTACGCGATAAAATTTCTCCAGGAAGAATTACAGTCAAAGACTGGACAAACGTAATAAAAACTGCACATAAGATGGGAATAAAATCCACATCAACGATGATGTTTGGCCATTTAGAAACAAATGAACATCGAGTCAATCATTTGGATACAATTCGTGAAATTCAAAAAGAAACAGGAGGATTTACAGAATTTGTTCCGCTTAATTTTGTATATTCAGAAGCACCAATGTATAAACATCAACTTCATGAGGGTATCAGAAAAGGTGCAAGTTCAAATGATGCACTTCTAGTCCATGCAATCTCACGAATAATGCTAAACAATGTAATAGATAATATCCAAATGTCATGGGTCAAAGAAGGACCAAAGTTTTCACAATTACTTCTCAATTGGGGCGCAAATGATTTCGGAGGAACATTAGTCAACGAAAGTATATCAACTGCAGCAGGTGCCGAATTTGGTCAGCTGTTAAGACCAAAAGAAATACGACATTTGATCAGAAGTATAGGAAGAATTCCTGCTGAAAGAGATACAACATATAAGAAAATCAGAGAATATCAAGTAGAACCTATAGATTCAGAAGGATTGGATAATGTTGAGGATACAAAGAAGTTTGGCTCATATTTTGAATTAATTAAAATCAAAAAATATCAATACCAAAATCCTAGAAAAAATTAAACTAAAAGACTTGCAAGATATACCACAAATGCTATTGCAAGACCAACTCCAACAACTCTTGGAATGTATTTTCTAAATCCAATGAATAAAACAAGACTAAATGCAATCATTATGTAATAATTAGAAAATACATCAGGTACAACAGGTATTCCAACTATAGCAGAAGAAACCCCCAATATCAATAAAATATTGTAAATGTTACTACCAACAATATTTCCTACACCAATATCGGTTTGTTTTTTTGCTATTGCGATAATAGATGTGATTAATTCTGGAAGTGACGTACCAATTGCAACAATTACAACTCCTATAACTAGTTGAGATAAT is part of the Candidatus Nitrosopelagicus brevis genome and harbors:
- a CDS encoding type II toxin-antitoxin system RatA family toxin, which gives rise to MAEIKTSVTINATQEKVWDVISDIDNEPKFWKGTKEVRNISKNGNQISREITIAFRDQKCLQDVTIVPKETIKAVFTEGVIVGEKILTLKDMENSCELEALWDVKLSGKMGMFTGIIKKHIKSGTEQALQAIKEEVEN
- a CDS encoding glycosyltransferase yields the protein MADIFIDVFNFIFTVILVGVFLAWLSLLSSMYQSFTKTPFLDIFENKSTTTPKVSVILPARNEEEFISKCLETLGSQDYENFEIIAIDDSSEDKTGEIIEKFSKENSKIIHVSAKEKPEKWMGKNWACMEGFRKATGEILLFTDADTKFKKNVITLAVSHLQSENLDALTVIPRLRCIDTITKITLPMLSTFLHSRYSALNVNNPKKKVGYFFGSFFVIKRKVYEEIGTHEKVKQEIIEDGALGKITKESGYALKMVRGEHLIEALYSRSAKEMWNGLKRLMVPLYHQSSSTAVGVFFAVLFILFMPIPLLGYSIIAFEPNISFTTLLISAIISTITIFSASIMEAKMGLNISIINSTCAPIGGIIVVLGFLSGILHANKSSAVSWRGRKYSVKEFSQNYLKV
- the cofG gene encoding 7,8-didemethyl-8-hydroxy-5-deazariboflavin synthase subunit CofG produces the protein MSELQFDFEIIHKINELKEIKKEGILQLLKEVPKETIFDTASNLRNERKGKRISFSKKAFFNIINLCRDTCSYCTYKAEPNDAKLSMMNLETVKGLSKLAKKYNCTEALFVTGERPEQKYSEAKRWLKNEGFSSTAEYLIHCSEIVLNEGVFPHTNAGNLTKSEMKELQKSNVSMGIMLENSSTRLREKGMPHEDAPSKEPKVRLNVLRNAGELKIPMTTGILVGIGESMEECIQSILDIKQIHEKYGNIQEIILQNFHPKPETLMSNHNTPKEDYFKTVVALCRILMPGANIQIPPNLSPNNYHEFLTIGINDWGGISPITSDYVNPEFSWPNIQNVEKKCNDLGFSFKARFPAYPEFIPLVNNELKQRISLIADEENYVEESYWK
- the cofH gene encoding 5-amino-6-(D-ribitylamino)uracil--L-tyrosine 4-hydroxyphenyl transferase CofH codes for the protein MNLENKDVDGILQYADPVIAAILNKAISGKDITSREALVLFDAKGIDFQLVGRVADYLRKEKVGDTVTYVVNRNINFTNVCIKQCGFCAFSRDFREEEGYTLPIEEITRRAKEAYTYGATEVCVQAGLPPDMDAGLYENICREIKTEVPDIHIHGFSPEEILYGATRSKISTKEYLSRLKDAGVDTIPGTAAEILNQKLRDKISPGRITVKDWTNVIKTAHKMGIKSTSTMMFGHLETNEHRVNHLDTIREIQKETGGFTEFVPLNFVYSEAPMYKHQLHEGIRKGASSNDALLVHAISRIMLNNVIDNIQMSWVKEGPKFSQLLLNWGANDFGGTLVNESISTAAGAEFGQLLRPKEIRHLIRSIGRIPAERDTTYKKIREYQVEPIDSEGLDNVEDTKKFGSYFELIKIKKYQYQNPRKN
- a CDS encoding S1C family serine protease; this encodes MANNGIVVGGVIATAAIIFAVFVSFNSIADNDTGELIVTNGNYGETVGEVTGIERSYEYSLIDIFEKSEESIVQVSVLRGESDGGMGSGFVYSDEGYVITNQHVVQDAKRVMITFLDGEAYIGNVIGTDRDLDIAVVKVEPTNTYLQPIKIGDSSELKVGEKIAAIGNPFGLSGSMTSGIVSQMGRLLPQETGYSIPDVIQTDAAINPGNSGGPLINMKGEVVGINTAIQSATGEFSGIGFAVPSNTVKKVVPVLIQDGEFKHPWMGISGTDVDPELAEVRGLNSSKGFLVVSVIEGSPAETAGLLGVTETKETDGREFALDGDIILSIDGETVRKISDILVHLQREKSVGDEMVLSVNRGGEILELTMVLEERPQ